Proteins from a genomic interval of Nostoc sp. TCL240-02:
- a CDS encoding isocitrate/isopropylmalate family dehydrogenase, with protein sequence MESLSKASYRIVAIPGEGIGPEVVEASLKILQHVAKIQGFTLQVDYGWLGTTAFEQLGSYFPQATAELCDGADGIVFGAVSQGGLLELRKHFDFFCNLRPILSVNSLVHKSSLRPEKIQGLDILIVRELVSGIYFGPSGRTCDEQGNYGYHTMRYYDEEIRRIAHKALEKAQSRGGLLTVAHKENALPHLPWTRLVQEEARQFPGVVVEPMLVDNLAMQMVLNPQRFDVILAGNLFGDILSDIGGALVGSIGLLGSASINANGFGLYEAIHGTAPDIAGLGIANPLGTLGACVLMLQQWGEVQAAQQIIAAQDRILAKGYRTADLFTQGEEILVNTATLVDLLLEELSVVQHSQLGVLHESGK encoded by the coding sequence ATGGAGTCTTTAAGTAAGGCATCTTATCGGATTGTTGCCATTCCTGGAGAAGGGATTGGGCCAGAAGTTGTGGAAGCTTCCTTAAAAATTCTGCAACACGTTGCTAAAATTCAAGGATTTACCTTACAGGTAGACTATGGTTGGCTCGGCACAACTGCCTTTGAACAACTGGGTAGTTACTTCCCTCAAGCCACCGCCGAACTGTGCGATGGAGCCGATGGGATTGTATTTGGTGCAGTTAGTCAAGGCGGATTGCTGGAACTCCGAAAGCATTTTGACTTCTTTTGCAATCTTCGTCCAATCCTCAGCGTTAACAGTCTTGTGCATAAATCTAGTCTTCGACCAGAGAAAATTCAAGGACTTGATATTCTCATTGTTCGAGAACTAGTCAGTGGAATCTATTTTGGCCCATCTGGACGCACTTGCGATGAACAAGGAAATTATGGCTACCATACAATGCGCTATTACGATGAAGAGATTCGTCGAATTGCTCACAAAGCATTAGAAAAAGCGCAATCTCGCGGAGGATTACTGACCGTAGCTCACAAAGAAAACGCTTTACCTCATTTGCCTTGGACTCGTCTAGTTCAAGAAGAAGCTAGACAATTTCCAGGCGTTGTTGTTGAGCCAATGCTGGTAGATAACTTAGCTATGCAAATGGTTTTGAATCCCCAACGCTTTGATGTAATTTTGGCTGGTAATTTGTTTGGAGATATTCTCAGCGATATTGGCGGTGCATTAGTTGGCTCAATTGGCTTATTAGGATCGGCAAGTATTAACGCTAATGGATTTGGTTTGTACGAGGCCATTCATGGTACGGCTCCAGATATTGCAGGCTTAGGAATTGCTAATCCCCTCGGAACCTTAGGAGCCTGTGTTTTAATGCTTCAGCAATGGGGAGAAGTGCAAGCTGCTCAACAGATTATTGCAGCGCAAGACCGAATTTTAGCTAAGGGATACCGAACAGCTGATTTGTTTACCCAAGGAGAAGAAATTTTAGTTAACACTGCAACCTTAGTTGACCTTTTACTTGAAGAACTTTCAGTTGTGCAACATTCTCAATTAGGAGTGCTTCATGAGTCAGGAAAATAA